One window of the Zea mays cultivar B73 chromosome 3, Zm-B73-REFERENCE-NAM-5.0, whole genome shotgun sequence genome contains the following:
- the LOC100284445 gene encoding pectinesterase inhibitor domain containing protein precursor — translation MPTRKQAMGRRITTTTLLAVAASALCFSSCCGVDVNGAADTVAGSCDAIRDFVDVAFCASRLGSVPGAASADLHGHLLMAADLAAASGVSARDAAAGMARREGDGGHPAARDALEACGILYGAASVPALRLMRGYAAARAWGAARALLPLTGQAGIGCDAALTGSAPAKARMAAANREFDQLSTMATALLNKLA, via the coding sequence ATGCCCACCAGAAAGCAAGCCATGGGCAGGAGGATCACCACCACCACGCTCCTCGCCGTGGCCGCTTCCGCGCTCTGCTTCTCATCCTGCTGCGGCGTCGACGTCAACGGCGCGGCGGACACCGTGGCCGGCTCGTGCGACGCGATCCGCGACTTCGTCGACGTGGCCTTCTGCGCGTCGCGGCTGGGGTCCGTGCCGGGCGCCGCCTCCGCGGACCTGCACGGCCACCTCCTGATGGCGGCGGACCTGGCGGCCGCGAGCGGGGTCTCGGCGCGTGACGCCGCGGCGGGGATGGCGCGGCGCGAGGGCGACGGCGGGCACCCGGCCGCGCGGGACGCGCTGGAGGCGTGCGGCATCCTGTACGGCGCGGCGTCCGTGCCCGCGCTGCGCCTCATGCGCGGCTACGCGGCGGCGCGCGCCTGGGGCGCCgcgcgcgcgctgctgccgctCACGGGCCAGGCCGGGATCGGGTGCGACGCCGCGCTCACGGGCTCCGCGCCGGCCAAGGCCCGGATGGCCGCCGCCAACCGCGAGTTCGACCAGCTCTCCACCATGGCCACGGCGCTCCTCAATAAGCTCGCCTAG
- the LOC103650464 gene encoding uncharacterized protein: protein MAAGSSSCSPVLLLLLLFLASSGAGAGAGEASTTSTSAPVPAPASALDQVCGRLGSYYVTPSLCESALCADPSAPCRAARDAPTVAALAARLAADNATAARDSIEAVFFPSSSSSSAAAAAQSCLQLYAGAVPALRWAARAVAAGRYRGAREVLQAAQYVAAGCEGIAGDAAAPLPRENGGFADMAFVAHAVVASMSAD from the coding sequence ATGGCGGCCGGGTCGTCATCGTGCTCTCCGGTCCTCCTCCTCCTACTACTCTTCCTCGCCTCGTCCGGCGCCGGCGCAGGCGCAGGAGAGGCTTCAACGACGTCGACGTCGGCCCCGGTGCCAGCCCCTGCCTCGGCACTGGACCAGGTGTGCGGAAGGCTGGGCAGCTACTACGTGACGCCGTCCCTCTGCGAGTCCGCGCTCTGCGCCGACCCGTCCGCGCCGTGCCGCGCGGCGCGGGACGCGCCCACCGTGGCGGCGCTCGCGGCCAGGCTGGCGGCCGACAACGCCACGGCGGCCAGGGACAGTATCGAGGCCGTTTTCTTCCCATCTTCGTCCTCGTCCTCCGCCGCCGCGGCCGCGCAATCGTGCCTGCAGCTGTACGCGGGCGCGGTGCCGGCGCTGCGGTGGGCGGCTCGGGCCGTGGCCGCGGGGCGGTACCGCGGCGCGCGGGAGGTGCTGCAGGCGGCGCAGTACGTCGCCGCGGGATGCGAGGGCATCGCGGGCGACGCGGCCGCCCCGCTGCCCCGCGAGAACGGCGGATTCGCCGACATGGCCTTCGTCGCGCACGCCGTCGTCGCCTCCATGTCCGCCGACTGA